The nucleotide window CTGTTTTTAATGTGAAACTATGAAATTACTAATTTTTGCTGATTTTGTGCTGCTGCTCTTTCTTTAATTCCCTGaaatatttattgaaatttttgttgctgctgttaaaaatgaaaatcaaatcattattgaaatttttgtttAGGAATTAGAGATTACTTGTTGAATGctaaaaatgaaaatcaaagggTAGTATAAATCAGGACACAATGAAACCGACACAACCTGGATTCATCCCTTTTGTCCTCGTCAGAATGCACAACATGTTGCCTGTGCATAGTGTTTATAGTCCTCTAAACCTAAGTGCCTAGCTTTGGCACTAGTTCCCTAAATAGAGTATTTGGTCATCAATTTGTATGTGTGGAATTCGAGCCACCTTGTACCACTCCTTCCCACCATTTGGTTTTAAGTCTTGGAGTCAGCAAAGGGCATTCTTGGACATAAAGTTGATTAAGGGTGGAAGGAAGTTCTTCGTCAGGCAAGAAATAAAGGATGTCATAGCAATGAATTTCAAGTATATGAAGAGCATTCAGATATTGGAACCTTTGTAGTTTAGCTTCTTGAGACACTTCAATGTGCTTATGCGCAGTGAACTTATATTGGGAGGAAGTATCATGTCCTCTGAAATGAATCCACCATCAGCATGATTTCTGAGTCAAAATCCCAACTCTCTCAGCGAATTGAATCGAATCAACCAGGCCTTCCTCTTCTTGATCAGATCATATAGCTATAATAATATTCACATGTTGTATATACTGATTGTTTGGTGTTTACATTTTCTTTCCAAATCACTTGCTGTGGTTGTTCTTTGATGTAAAGCTTTGtatttgtgtgtgtgtgaaaaTATGTGATAATGTTGAATACTATTGCATCTAATAGGACTATAGAATTTCTTGGAATATCCTCAACTTTTGGttctttataatttatttattattttattttaaaacgatttttttaattagatcacCAATTGAACCAATAAACCAATGACTAAAACAATTTGATGACCGGTCCAATTTTCAAAACCTTGCTTCTTATAACTCTTATAaagaataaacataattatttatttgtttgctatatatataattatttgttgttatatatacttatataactaaatatattataaaaaatcacTTAACGCTAGAAGTGAATCTTTGAAAAAAATCGAGAAAACTCTGCTAGAAGTGAATCTTTGAAAAAATCGAGAAAACTCTTCTCAAGCGAGTTGTTCTTGAAGTAAAAAAATACCGAGTTCTTTTGTCCACCCTAAAATCGAACACCTTACATCCCCATCTTcaaaaataacactaaaaagaattatatatccaaatttgtttgatttattAGTAATTGGTTTCTAAGaagattgaaaaataaaatgatgctaaataaatacataaaacttATTTTAGTTCTAGGTACCTACGCACACGGCAAATGTTCTCtggatatttttaaataattttggatATTCTTGAGTGAACCGCTTTCAAGGGTGAATTATCACTCATCAGTTTTATAACAAGTCAAACCATTAAATTTTAGGTTGCAAATGgtcaaattttatataattagttattaattatatatgttcgTTGAAAAGCATACATATATAAGAGGCACATTTTTCTTTAATACGAAAAGGAAAGATGCAAGCAATCATAGAATGTAAGATGCCAACTACTACCATAAAATACCACCATAAAATAAGACTATGAATACTGAGGCAGTAAATCTTCATGCAATGGAATTGCaacataaattttaaactaaataaTGGCACACGGTACAAGACAGGAAGCAAATCAATGAGTTTATGTGTAGCAAAAGAAGCCATATAATATATCCAATACATATTTGTGGCAATATATTTCCTTTTTTAATCAAGGACAACAAAATAACAATCCAAAGAAGAATGTATTTCCAGAAAACATGCAGCCTAAAATGCTGTTATAACTAACCACATCCATCCAGCACATAAAGACCAACATACCAATATACTGGGAGATaagagttaaataaaaaaatgtaaaaaaaaaaaatccatgcTTGCTAAAAAGTCAAGCAAGATAGAGAAAAACACTTCCATAAAGGATGTTGCAaagtgttaaaaaaaaaaaaaaagcaatgtaTGAGATAGAAAAAACTACTTCAAACAAACCAATTGAACCAactatgaaagagaaaaaaaaaagattaaaattattttacagaATATCCATCATTAAGCATGAAAGGGCGCTATAAACTACATATTTATGACACATAAGAAGGTATCTTCACAGATCTAAATTAACCAGAAGAGCTAGCCAAGAAGGTATCTCACATTATCTAGCAAAGAATATACGAACCTTTCATAGCCCAGAAGCAGTCAGAAAGTATATACCTACAGGAATTTGGGGTTCAATGACCCTATTAGTCTGTCAACTAGAAATTTCACCATTTGATCCTTTCAAATTAGAAGAGACCACATCTTGAGTCACAACTTGATGTAATGTCACATTGCCTGGAATGAATCCATTGGCAGTTAGAGGTTGAtcagattttatatttcttgcagcACCAAGAATGCCATTGTACCCTCTAGTTCCAACTACATTACCTACTACTCCTAGCCTACCACCCATATACGCAATATTCGGCAAAGCATTAGCATAAGGCACATGACATCCCTGAGGACTGGCTATCATGGGCCCATACCAGAAGTTCCTAGAAATATCAGATGGCACTGCATATCCGTTACTTCCATACCCACCCATAGGGTACCAACCATAATTGCTTGATCCATAGACATAAACACCATCATTACTATACCATGGCTGAGGCGCAAAGCCAGGAACTGCGCAGCTAGGACTATAAGGAGGAAAACTTTTAGAGGCTCCTCTTTCACTCCTGTATCTTAGCTTATTAAAACCATCATAACCATAGTTTCCCTCTTTTGGAACAGCTCTCTTGACCTCCACCTGTCTACCATTCAAATCATGGAAACTTTTCACCATAACATTTTGTACCGACTCTTCAGAATCAAAAGTGATGAAACCGAATCCCCTAGGCCGGTGAGTTACGCTGTCCTGCATCACCACTACATCAGTTATGCGACCAAACCGCTCAAAGTATTTCCTGAACTCCTCCTCTGAGATACCAGCAGACAAACCCCCTACAAAAATCTTTTTAGTCCTAATGTTGTCACTGCTACAGTCATTACAACTATAGTTACTCGCTCCCCTGTTCTGTACTTGATTTTGGTGTTGGTGTTGCTGCTCACTTCTTGGTATTGCTTTTTTCACTTCTACCTACGCATAATCAAACAGAACTGACCATAAGACAACCAAATAAATACTCCATTCCAAAGTAATAGCAACTCAACCGATTATTATCTATTTTACATGAAttttatccttactttcatAAATACCAACTATTTCGCTGTCTTACCACCTCCTTCATTGACCTTTCAGATAATGTTACTCTTCAACTACTCCTTTCACAATGTTTCTTCCCAAAACTTATATCAAAACTTATATCAGGTATATTTTCCTTAATCACAGTGCTATAACCTTAAATGGTTAATGTTGTCGAATGAAggaaaaaatcattttttacgGGGGAAAACTACGCCATGCATCATTGTGACTTTCATGAAAATAATTATCGATATTAAGAATAAGAGATTGAAACAGTAAAACCTACAAGAATTCATTCCAATTATATCAAAACCCTAATTAATCAATCAAAGAATGCAAAAATGGGAGTAGGGCGAAAGTGAAGAAAACAAAACGAAGAAGCGAAGGAAAGTAGCTGACCGTTCTTCCGAGTATGACATGGGTGTCCTGAAGAGCTTTATCAGCAGCAGCGAGATCGGAAAAAGTAACGAAGCCGAAACCTCTAGGGATTCGGGTAGTGCGGTCCAAGGAGATGGTGCAATCCAAAACGACGCCGTATCTGGCGAAGTGATCTCTGAGTACGTGCTCGGTGGTGTCACGCGAGATACCCCCAACAAAGAGCTTCGCTTTATCAGAATCCATCTTCAAATTCATTCTACTGTACACAAAATCCCTAAATCCCCAATTTCCCAATCGCAAACCCTAAAACCCCTAATTCCTTCACTCGCTACTACTACAGTGGTAACTGGTAACTCCGTACTCCCAGCATTGCAATTCGCATAATACAAACCCTAAAAAGTGAAAACCTACCTACGACCACCCGTACCCATTTTATTGTTTCACTTATCCTGGGCCTATGGAAGCCCATTGGGCCATATCCCCTTTGCGCATGTTGTATCCCTATTTACTGGCCCAAACCTATCGAAAATTACATTGAGACCAGGTCAAACCACGCTTAAGCAggctttaaagttttaaacagtgTTGACATAAAAAAAAGTGGGTCTGATTAGTGgaaaaaattatgatatttattaaaagatataatttagtcttagtttagtaaaatttttactttttaaaagtagtttataaaagttaatttttaaaagatgattttttaaaaattgtagtatttatatttgaacagtttaataaattaaattaaaaataacttttaataaatataagcaACAATAATTATGtttggtaaaataatttttaaaattttaaaatactataatagacataaatgtATATTGTATCCCTATTTACTAGCCTAAACCTATCGAAAATTACATTGAGACCAGGTCAAACCACGCTTAAGCagggtttaaagttttaaacagtgttgacataaaaaaaaagtgggTTTGATTAGTGgaaaaaattatgatatttattaaaagatatgaCTTAGTCTTAGATTAGtaaagtttttactttttaaaaatagtttataaaagttaatttttaaaagatgatTTGTTAAAAATTGTAGTATTTATGTTTGGACagtttggtaaattaaattaaaaatagctttcaataaatataaacaacaataattgcatttggtaaaataatttttaaaattttaaaatactataatagacataaatataagcattaaatttgaaaattagttaacatatgaAGTTATATTATACTTTTAAGGCTCAGGATTCGGTGGTCCAGGTAACTTTGGACTACTTAGTGGTCCaagtagaaaacatgtttttaaagtttttttatcaattgctATGTAGTCCTTGAACTATTTTTAATTGCAAATTAACcccttatattttatttaattatagaaactattttttattttacaaattatttatttatcaattaaccattatatttattaacaaaaaaatacaaaacaacaaCTAATTATATTCCAGTCGGGTAAAATATTATGTTTGATCTCGTGAAGTTCCTCCACGAGTTTCAAATCGTGTTTCGCTgaaatccaatcgattggactatcaaaccaatcgattgaatgataACCCAATTGATTGGATTTCAgtttatcacaaaacaatcgattgtaTATTCCTGGTAAGCATGGTTTTGCataaatcaatcgattggtcatAGTAACAAATCGATTGAACAATGAATTAAATGTGAGATTTatgtaattcaatcgattgtttatgattttcaatcgattgaattcttCCAAACAATCGATTGGTCTTAATATTCAACCGATTGTTTCCGGCTAAAAATCGATTGAACTTTGCACGTAACTtctaattcaatcgattggtttgaaacttcaatcgattggaaagTGTCATAAATGtgtttttttcattattcaatcgattggtattgtaatccaatcgattgaaatttcAAAATCGCTATATATTAATCCCAAACCATGCGTATTGAATTAGAAGTAACGTTTTAAAAGATTCGAACCCCCATTTCTGCACCGCTCTCTTCTCTCATCGAACCAGAaagcttcatcttcttctctcttcttctccaatctcaCCAACATCCACTCCGTCCTACATTAAGTATTATTAAACCTCAACCAATTCCTTACAAAACACACCAAATCAATATCCCAAAATGGCCAGAACTAAGAACACCAAAAGAGCCAGGGTTGAGGGAGAAAGCTCTGCCCCCGCCAGACTCATTGCTTCATCCCACTACATGGCAAGGTGGATGCCGTCTCAAAGGGCACTGAAAAACTATGTGGAGAAGTTCGAGTCAAGGCCAATTGTTCCTCCCAGGTACATAACAGCCGAGTTCCTTCAGGATAGACGTTTTAATTTGGTGTTGAATGCATTGCAAACACAGCACTTAGTTGATTTTGTACAAACTAGGGATGAGTATTACCCGCACTTGGTTAGGGCTGTTTATAGTACTTTGAATTATGTTGTTcctgaacctgatgaagagggTGAGGTAATGCCGCtgattgagtttgatttaggGAAACAGCATTATAGAGTTACTTTGCAAGAACTAGCTGAACAATGGAGTCTAGTTTATCATGGGGCAAAATTTACTGGTGGTATTGCCGCAGATGAGGAATGGGGTGAATACAACAGATTAGTTGGTTTGCAGAGTTTACAATATGAGAATCCACACATGGATGCTAGAGGTAATATAAGTTGCAGTGGGTTGGGGATTGAGCAGCGTATATTGATGTATTTGTTTTCATACATGTTGATTCCAAGAAAACATAATCATGGAATCTTGTTTAACAAAGATATTTTAGTGCTTTGGGCTATGGTGACTGGAAAGGAGATAAATTGGCCTTATTTTATGGTTCATCATATGCTTGAGATGAAGAAAGGAAAATCAAGTGTTGGTTTAGGATATGCTTGCCATTGGGCCAAGATTTTCAAATGGCTTGGAATTGACTTGACTGAAGAGAAAAGTATCGTCTTGACTAATGTGGCCAAGATTGATGACAGCACTCTAAGACAGATGGGAAGAGATCCGGATGCCCAAGAACCTCAGGCCCAAGGACAACCACAAGACCAGGTGCAAGCACAACCACAGACACCCCCACCACCACCCCCTCCTTCGCCAACAATGCAAGATTTGATGGATGAATTGCGAAGCATGAGAGTATATATGGAGGAACAATTTACTGATATGAGGCAGCGTCAAGACAGGCAAACAGAAGCTATCAATCGTCAAGGAGAAGCAATTGATAGTCTATGCACTAATATGGGCATCACAAACCCAAGGGGCATCATCCCAAGGCCTGGACCATGAAGAAATTGTTATCTAGAATTCCACATCATCCTATGATCTCCATTGATGCTTGATTGGGAGTTAATACATTTGAGTTACAAAAAATGTAGGACAAAATCTAGGTGTTATCTTCACTGTATCATGAAATGTGTCATTTCACTTTTGAGAGTCTCAGATATTATTGTTCATTGTGTAATTTCACTTTTGAGAGTCTAGGTATGTTTGATGCTGCTACTATTGCAACAGAAGCATAAGTTATTGATCAgcttgttttgtttttaaagtATTAGCTATGCATGTAAATCTGCAATCAGTTCTTGTATTAAATTGATTGAAGAATGCTTGCAATCAGATGTGTATggaaaccaatcgattgaaaaggTAGTAAAATCGATTGTTGTACCCTCATTTTCTAATGCAATCGATTTCTTTTTAttgcaatcgattgaattttcaGTGAAATCGATTGGAGTACTCTTATATATACTATTTCAATAGATTGGATTTTAATGCAATCGATTGAATAATACACACACCTctcattcaatcgattgtgttGTTATAGTAATCGATTGGAGTCGATTTAGTTACtgtttcaatcgattgttttctAAGTGCAATCGATTGAAGTAtcatcttttattatttcaatcgattggtggCCTATCTACCAGTTTTGAATCttgttttatttagttattaatctAATGcgtctattattattattattatttatctacttaaaaataattatagataagatataattata belongs to Arachis duranensis cultivar V14167 chromosome 8, aradu.V14167.gnm2.J7QH, whole genome shotgun sequence and includes:
- the LOC107461235 gene encoding RNA-binding protein 1, which encodes MNLKMDSDKAKLFVGGISRDTTEHVLRDHFARYGVVLDCTISLDRTTRIPRGFGFVTFSDLAAADKALQDTHVILGRTVEVKKAIPRSEQQHQHQNQVQNRGASNYSCNDCSSDNIRTKKIFVGGLSAGISEEEFRKYFERFGRITDVVVMQDSVTHRPRGFGFITFDSEESVQNVMVKSFHDLNGRQVEVKRAVPKEGNYGYDGFNKLRYRSERGASKSFPPYSPSCAVPGFAPQPWYSNDGVYVYGSSNYGWYPMGGYGSNGYAVPSDISRNFWYGPMIASPQGCHVPYANALPNIAYMGGRLGVVGNVVGTRGYNGILGAARNIKSDQPLTANGFIPGNVTLHQVVTQDVVSSNLKGSNGEISS